A genomic segment from Aspergillus chevalieri M1 DNA, chromosome 7, nearly complete sequence encodes:
- a CDS encoding putative membrane bound C2 domain protein (vp115) (COG:S;~EggNog:ENOG410PI2D;~InterPro:IPR037756,IPR017147,IPR037765,IPR035892, IPR037761,IPR037762,IPR000008,IPR031468;~PFAM:PF00168;~TransMembrane:1 (i184-217o);~go_function: GO:0008289 - lipid binding [Evidence IEA];~go_process: GO:0061817 - endoplasmic reticulum-plasma membrane tethering [Evidence IEA]) — MASQHGEEAELRQQGAIETAQIAAQDPQSNLRPEDVEKALLEETKKAGMPAYQFDPDASPEDKAAAAQARVPPNFHHEHKPKGTAVITDKDNGGADEYELPPMRSATDLLKREEAAAEEGKKEEAEAAVEEDMRWARDRTGWQPQFVHETTEGEQEEGTLLDHQTFLEGKLDDKFFGDWYHNAGVIVFACLGSWVIAILGGGLAWIFIVMAACSTYYRTSLRRVRRNFRDDINREMAKQRLETDTESLEWINSFLVKFWPIYAPVLCDSIINSVDQVLSTATPAMLDSLRLKTFILGTKPPRLEHVKTYPKTEVDTVVMDWKFSFTPNDTMDLTARQLKNKINPKVVLEVRLGKGVVSKGLDVIVEDMACSGLMRVKVKLQIPFPHIERVDVCFLDRPEIDYVCKPLGGDTLGFDINFIPGLESFIKDQIHNNLGPMMYAPNVFPVEIAKMLAGNPVDQAIGVVAITLHGAHHLKNPDKFSGTPDPYATVALNSRNELGRTKTVHDTDSPRWGDTVYVIITSFADALTIHPYDWNEFRKDKELGTATFALDRLEEQSEHESIYLDVMASGRTRGVIHADVRFFPVLEGRKLENGEMEPAPELNTGIARFTVEQAKDLDAHKSIVGQLNPYGVLLLNGKEIHITKKLKRTNNPIFQNASKEFLVTDRKSARLGLVIKDDRDIVADPIIGKYQIRLNDLIKMNEKGQDWFHLHGAKTGRAKLTLQWKPVAVGGISGSAGYVDPIGVMRFHFKSATNLRNLETMGKSDPYARVMLSGIMKARTVTFRNNLNPEWDEVVYVPIHSPREKLAVEVMDEESMGSDRSLGSVELSASDYVHETETGEYDIDDEKQPVSSNLKIGNGQPKGTIHYTVAFYPSIPVVNPEEEAEEEEAEQEDTNGEPPTPTLSRRSTESRPKVSHSKSLSTDSKVTNGTTSNGEANGRASLETVGSRPTTAKDSEAMSIKSTQIPKTYVGVEDLHNYESGFIVYKFHEVQLAHSNVQLEAVMDDYMFPAYVSPKLRSKSVKLGDVGDAFVRELEFSKITLRLVDKNDPKDDSDEHSVAKLAGDTFTTLQRILYNPTELALRSEHGEVSKVTVSARYIPVKMKLDPSESINNMGTLRVDVLDAAELPSADRNGFSDPYCKFRLEDKEIFKTKVQKKTLHPAWNEFFETPVKTRIGSDFRVDVYDWDFGDKADYLGGTPINLETLEPFHSQEVSLTLDGKSGAIRLKLLFKPTYVMRARQGSSTFSGTFATPGKIVGAPVKGVGFVGGNVIKGASFLKHGIKSRFSKGGGDDASSTTSGDAAEEPAESEDAVGNLAPSAVLVEGPTPPGSSANSQRHERTRSVASHFSDRLGIGGGGGKGDTGTATISIVSASGFPSGANIRVFVKKGNKDVHKSKAIKASGGAVQFDSSHETCRVHNTTEDAQYHIRVVDHATFGSDDLLGEALFFVSNQGSGAGQEKAVTVGNGSVSIRSSFSSPESASLRPTTSHSNTGDNVSEIMDSPDSKKLGRRSFLSKRSVSGA; from the exons ATGGCGTCCCAGCATGGTGAGGAGGCCGAATTGAGGCAGCAGGGAGCTATCGAGACCGCCCAGATTGCGGCTCAGGACCCCCAGTCCAACTTGCGCCCCGAAGATGTCGAAAAGGCTTTGCTCGAGGAGACCAAGAAGGCTGGCATGCCTGCTTACCAATTCGATCCTGATGCTTCTCCCGAGGACAAAGCCGCCGCGGCACAAGCT CGTGTGCCTCCAAATTTCCACCATGAACACAAACCAAAAGGAACTGCTGTTATCACGGATAAG GATAATGGCGGAGCCGATGAATACGAACTCCCTCCCATGAGGTCGGCCACGGACCTGCTCAAGCGGGAAGAAGCAGCTGCCGAGGaagggaagaaggaggaagcAGAGGCCGCCGTAGAGGAGGATATGCGATGGGCTCGCGACAGGACTGGTTGGCAGCCGCAATTTGTTCATGAAACGACCGAAGGAGAACAGGAAGAAGGCACATTATTAGACCACCaaaccttcctggaaggcAAATTGGATGACAAGTTCTTCGGAG ATTGGTATCACAATGCCGGTGTCATCGTTTTTGCCTGTCTTGGTTCCTGGGTGATTGCTATTCTAGGAGGGGGTCTTGCCTGGATCTTTATCGTCATGGCCGCCTGTAGTACCTACTACCGTACCTCCCTGCGCCGTGTTCGTCGAAACTTCCGCGACGATATCAACCGCGAAATGGCCAAGCAGCGTTTAGAAACCGACACCGAGAGTCTTGAATGGATCAACAGTTTCCTCGTGAAGTTCTGGCCTATCTACGCCCCCGTTCTCTGTGACTCGATCATCAACTCCGTCGACCAGGTCCTTAGTACGGCCACTCCGGCCATGCTTGACAGCTTGCGTCTGAAGACCTTCATCCTCGGTACGAAGCCGCCGCGCTTGGAGCACGTCAAGACATACCCCAAGACCGAAGTCGACACCGTCGTCATGGACTGGAAATTCAGCTTTACGCCCAACGACACCATGGACTTGACAGCGCGCCAGCTCAAGAACAAGATCAACCCCAAGGTTGTTCTCGAAGTTCGTTTGGGTAAGGGTGTTGTCAGCAAGGGTCTCGACGTGATCGTGGAAGACATGGCCTGCAGCGGTTTGATGCGAGTCAAGGTCAAGCTCCAGATTCCCTTCCCGCACATTGAGCGTGTCGACGTTTGCTTCCTGGACCGCCCTGAGATTGACTACGTCTGCAAGCCGCTCGGTGGTGACACCCTGGGCTTTGATATCAACTTCATTCCTGGTCTCGAAAGCTTCATCAAAGATCAGATCCACAACAACCTCGGTCCCATGATGTATGCTCCTAACGTCTTCCCCGTCGAGATTGCCAAGATGCTGGCCGGAAACCCCGTCGACCAAGCCATCGGTGTCGTGGCTATCACACTGCACGGAGCTCATCACCTGAAGAACCCCGACAAGTTCTCGGGCACTCCTGATCCGTATGCCACCGTCGCGCTCAACAGCCGCAACGAACTGGGCCGGACCAAGACCGTTCACGACACCGATAGCCCCCGATGGGGTGACACTGTGTACGTAATTATCACCTCGTTTGCCGACGCCTTGACCATCCACCCCTACGACTGGAACGAATTCCGAAAGGACAAGGAACTGGGAACAGCCACTTTTGCTTTGGACCGGCTGGAAGAGCAGTCTGAGCACGAGAGTATTTACCTCGATGTCATGGCTAGCGGCCGAACTCGCGGTGTAATTCATGCCGATGTGCGGTTCTTTCCCGTTCTCGAAGGCCGGAAATTGGAAAATGGCGAGATGGAGCCCGCTCCCGAGCTCAACACTGGCATTGCTCGGTTTACGGTTGAGCAGGCCAAGGACTTGGACGCGCACAAGAGTATCGTGGGCCAGCTCAACCCCTACGGTGTACTTCTCCTCAACGGCAAGGAAATCCATATCACGAAGAAGCTCAAGCGTACCAACAACCCCATTTTCCAAAATGCGTCCAAGGAATTCCTGGTCACGGATCGGAAGTCGGCTCGTTTGGGTTTGGTAATTAAGGATGATCGCGACATTGTGGCGGATCCGATTATTGGCAAGTACCAGATCAGATTGAACGACTTGATCAAGATGAATGAGAAGGGCCAGGACTGGTTCCATTTGCACGGGGCTAAGACTGGTCGTGCCAAACTGACGCTGCAGTGGAAGCCCGTGGCTGTGGGAGGTATCTCGGGCAGTGCTGGCTATGTCGACCCGATCGGCGTCATGCGTTTCCACTTCAAGAGCGCGACTAATCTCCGCAACCTGGAGACGATGGGCAAGTCTGATCCTTACGCTCGGGTGATGCTTTCTGGTATCATGAAGGCTCGTACGGTGACATTCCGCAACAACTTGAACCCCGAATGGGACGAAGTGGTTTATGTTCCGATCCATAGCCCTCGCGAGAAACTCGCAGTGGAGGTCATGGACGAGGAATCCATGGGTAGCGACCGATCCCTAGGCTCTGTCGAACTGTCAGCTTCCGATTACGTCCACGAGACGGAGACTGGCGAGTATGACATTGATGACGAGAAGCAACCTGTCTCCAGTAACCTCAAGATCGGCAATGGACAGCCCAAGGGTACTATTCACTACACAGTCGCCTTCTATCCTAGCATCCCTGTTGTCAACCCCGAAGAGGaggctgaagaggaagaagcggAGCAAGAGGACACCAATGGCGAAcctccgactccgactcTGTCAAGGAGGAGCACCGAATCCAGACCCAAGGTGTCTCACTCCAAATCGCTCAGCACGGACTCGAAGGTCACGAACGGCACCACGTCCAATGGCGAAGCCAACGGCCGTGCCAGTCTCGAGACCGTCGGATCTCGTCCTACAACTGCCAAGGACTCGGAGGCCATGTCGATCAAGTCGACCCAGATTCCCAAAACCTACGTTGGTGTGGAAGATCTTCACAACTACG AGTCTGGATTCATCGTCTACAAGTTCCACGAGGTGCAGCTTGCCCATTCCAACGTGCAGTTGGAAGCTGTAATGGACGACTACATGTTCCCCGCCTACGTTTCACCTAAGCTTCGCTCGAAATCAGTCAAGCTTGGAGATGTTGGCGACGCTTTTGTGCGTGAGCTTGAGTTCTCCAAGATCACGCTGCGCCTGGTGGATAAGAACGACCCCAAGGACGACAGTGATGAACATTCCGTTGCCAAGTTGGCCGGAGACACCTTTACGACTTTGCAACGTATTCTT tacaacccaACGGAATTGGCCCTGCGTAGCGAGCACGGGGAAGTGAGCAAAGTCACGGTCAGTGCCAGGTACATTCCCGTCAAGATGAAGCTCGATCCTTCCGAGAGTATCAACAACATGGGTACTCTGCGTGTGGACGTGTTGGACGCCGCGGAGCTTCCGTCGGCCGACCGTAACGGTTTCAGTGACCCGTACTGCAAATTCCGACTGGAGGACAAAGAAATTTTCAAAACCAAGGTGCAGAAGAAGACTCTCCACCCAGCTTGGAATGAATTTTTCGAGACTCCGGTCAAGACCCGTATCGGCTCCGACTTCCGCGTCGATGTGTACGACTGGGACTTTGGAGACAAAGCCGATTACCTGGGTGGTACCCCGATCAATCTTGAAACGTTGGAACCGTTCCACAGCCAGGAGGTGTCCCTCACCCTGGACGGCAAGTCGGGTGCCATCCGCTTGAAGTTGCTCTTCAAGCCCACCTACGTGATGCGTGCGCGACAGGGATCGTCTACTTTCTCGGGTACGTTCGCCACCCCCGGCAAGATTGTTGGGGCGCCCGTCAAGGGTGTTGGTTTCGTTGGAGGCAACGTTATCAAGGGAGCATCGTTCCTCAAGCACGGCATCAAGTCGCGATTCTCCAAGGGCGGTGGTGATGACGCTTCATCTACCACCAGTGGTGATGCTGCTGAGGAGCCAGCTGAGAGTGAAGACGCCGTTGGAAACCTGGCGCCGTCTGCAGTCCTCGTTGAGGGCCCTACTCCACCAGGCTCGTCTGCCAACAGCCAGCGACACGAGCGGACACGCAGCGTGGCCTCGCACTTTAGCGACCGTCTCGGCatcggcggtggtggtggcaagGGAGACACCGGCACTGCAACCATCTCCATCGTCTCGGCTAGCGGGTTCCCATCTGGAGCCAACATTCGCGTGTTCGTCAAGAAGGGCAATAAGGATGTGCACAAGTCCAAGGCAATCAAGGCAAGCGGTGGCGCGGTGCAGTTTGACTCTTCTCACGAAACCTGCCGGGTGCACAACACTACGGAGGACGCTCAGTACCATATCCGAGTGGTCGACCACGCGACGTTTGGTTCTGACGACCTTCTGGGCGAGGCCCTCTTCTTCGTGAGCAACCAAGGCTCTGGCGCCGGACAGGAGAAGGCTGTCACCGTTGGTAACGGAAGCGTTTCGATCCGCAGCAGCTTCAGCTCGCCGGAATCGGCATCGCTCCGTCCGACTACATCTCACTCTAACACTGGCGACAATGTGTCGGAAATAATGGATAGCCCGGACTCGAAGAAGCTAGGCCGTCGCAGCTTCTTGAGTAAGAGGAGCGTTAGTGGGGCATGA
- the sti1 gene encoding Hsp90 cochaperone STI1 (BUSCO:EOG09261TEQ;~COG:O;~EggNog:ENOG410PITI;~InterPro:IPR011990,IPR019734,IPR006636,IPR041243, IPR013026;~PFAM:PF17830,PF13424,PF13432,PF13176,PF13181;~go_function: GO:0005515 - protein binding [Evidence IEA]) has protein sequence MADALKAEGNKAFSAKDYSTAIDKFTQAIAIEASNHILYSNRSAVYSAQGDYQSALDDANKATELKPDWSKGWVRKGAALRGQGDLLAAHDAYEEALNLEPGNDQAKSGFAAVKRAIDAEVKGGDADPSGGLGGIFNDPQLFQKLANNPKTSPLLADGEFMAKLQRVKENPNSVGQEIQDPRFLQVMSVLLGIDMNFGAPPEGAAPEAQQEAPKPEPKKQPEPEPEPEPEDEETLAKKKAQEAGDAEKKIGNDFYKKRQFDEAIEHYEKAWEANKDVTYLNNIGAAKFEKGDYQGAIEVCQKAIEEGREYRADFKVLAKSFARIGTAHEKLGDLAQAIEFYNKSLTEHRTPDALTKLRNAEKAKSKAEKESYIDPAEAEKARELGQQKFQEADWPGAVDAFTEMTKRAPQDPRGFSNRAAALVKLMAFPQAVQDCDEAISRDPKFIRAYMRKSQALVAMKEYNRALDVCTEAQEHDDGSFAREIEQQSQKCLESQFSARAGETEQQTMERIQNDPEIMSILQDPVMQSILQQAKSDPVALQEHMKNAQVRTKIQKLMAAGVIRLGR, from the exons ATGGCTGACGCGTTGAAGGCCGAGGGCAACAAAGCCTTCTCTGCTAAAGACTACTCTACTGCTAT CGACAAATTCACTCAGGCTATTGCGATCGAAGCTTCCAACCACATCCTCTATTCGAACCGTTCTGCTGTGTATTCCGCCCAGGGTGACTACCAGAGTGCCCTCGACGATGCGAACAAGGCAACTGAGTTGAAGCCCGATTGGTCCAAGGGTTGGGTGCGTAAAGGTGCTGCCCTTCGTGGCCAGGGAGATCTCT TGGCCGCCCACGATGCCTACGAAGAAGCCCTCAACCTCGAGCCCGGAAACGACCAGGCCAAGTCTGGCTTTGCCGCCGTGAAGAGAGCCATTGATGCCGAAGTGAAGGGAGGCGACGCTGACCCGTCTGGAGGTCTTGGTGGAATTTTCAACGATCCTCAGCTGTTCCAGAAGCTTGCCAACAACCCCAAAACATCCCCCCTCCTCGCGGACGGCGAGTTCATGGCGAAGCTGCAGCGTGTTAAGGAGAACCCCAACAGCGTTGGCCAGGAGATCCAGGACCCTCGCTTCTTGCAGGTTATGAGTGTGCTTCTGGGAATTGATATGAACTTTGGCGCTCCTCCTGAGGGTGCTGCACCAGAGGCTCAGCAGGAGGCACCCAAGCCCGAACCGAAGAAGCAGCCCGAACCCGAACCCGAACCCGAACcggaagacgaagagacTCTTGCTAAGAAGAAGGCACAAGAAGCCGGTGACGCTGAGAAGAAGATTGGTAACGACTTCTACAAGAAGCGACAGTTCGACGAGGCTATTGAGCACTACGAGAAGGCTTGGGAAGCGAACAAGGACGTTACATACCTCAACAACATCGGTGCGGCCAAGTTTGAGAAGGGCGATTATCAAGGCGCCATTGAGGTCTGCCAGAAGGCTATCGAGGAGGGTCGTGAATACCGTGCGGACTTTAAGGTGCTTGCCAA GTCGTTCGCACGTATCGGAACTGCTCATGAGAAGCTCGGTGATCTCGCCCAGGCCATCGAGTTCTACAACAAGTCGCTCACTGAGCACCGCACCCCTGATGCTCTGACGAAGCTCCGAAATGCCGAGAAGGCTAAGAGCAAGGCCGAGAAAGAATCATACATCGACCCTGCTGAAGCTGAAAAGGCGCGCGAACTGGGTCAGCAAAAGTTCCAGGAGGCCGACTGGCCGGGTGCGGTCGATGCATTCACCGAGATGACGAAGCGGGCGCCGCAGGATCCTCGTGGATTTTCCAACCGTGCTGCCGCGCTCGTCAAGCTCATGGCGTTCCCCCAGGCAGTGCAGGACTGCGACGAGGCCATCAGCCGGGACCCCAAGTTCATCCGCGCTTACATGCGCAAGTCGCAGGCTCTGGTGGCTATGAAGGAGTACAACAGGGCACTGGACGTCTGCACTGAGGCGCAGGAGCACGATGACGGTTCGTTTGCTCGCGAGATCGAGCAGCAGTCACAGAAGTGCCTGGAGTCTCAGTTCAGCGCCCGTGCTGGCGAGACGGAGCAACAGACCATGGAGCGCATTCAGAATGATCCTGAG ATCATGTCGATTCTCCAAGACCCCGTTATGCAGAGCATCCTGCAGCAGGCCAAGAGCGACCCGGTGGCCCTGCAGGAGCATATGAAGAACGCGCAAGTGCGGACAAAGATCCAGAAGCTGATGGCGGCTGGTGTGATTCGCCTGGGACGGTAA
- the RPC34 gene encoding RPC34 RNA polymerase subunit family protein (BUSCO:EOG092646WF;~COG:K;~EggNog:ENOG410PFKU;~InterPro:IPR016049,IPR007832,IPR036388,IPR036390;~PFAM:PF05158;~go_component: GO:0005666 - RNA polymerase III complex [Evidence IEA];~go_process: GO:0006383 - transcription by RNA polymerase III [Evidence IEA]), translated as MSVTELASKLYDACLSNFPSDHLFYQQDLLGLGIVPKNDLPLLLQCTQSLVDQKLFRLLAGKNDRLAWKLISREDADKLQNLSPDESLVYNVIHSTGRSGIWVRAIQTRTNLHKSILDRCLKSLEGKNYIKSVHNVKFPSRKMYMLAGLAPSEDVTGGAWFTDGVLDANFINSVAGYIEYTVSRKSWYEVPSADGPGKKRLKTGAGSVAVKQELGERQYLPFPAGYQGYPTASMITAAVNESGITPVRLGEESIVQLLQMLCFDNKLIALSNGEVYKSVKHPEAVKAAQARKPGGEDADEVDYLVKNGMTEAPCGQCPVFRLCAPGGAVSPETCEYFDPWLEKALGF; from the exons ATGTCCGTGACGGAGCTCGCCTCCAAGCTCTACGATGCCTGTCTGAGCAATTTCCCGTCTGACCATCTTTTCTACCAGCAAGACCTGCTAGGTCTGGGTATTGTGCCGAAGAATGACCTTCCGCTTCTGTTACAATGCACTCAGTCGCTGGTGGACCAGAAATTATTCCGTTTGCTCGCTGGTAAAAATGATCGGCTCGCATGGAAGCTCATCTCTCGCGAAGATGCGGATAA ACTGCAGAACCTGAGCCCCGACGAAAGTCTGGTGTATAATGTGATTCATTCGACTGGCCGCTCAGGAATCTGGGTCCGCGCTATCCAGACCCGCACCAACCTACACAAGTCCATTCTCGACCGTTGCCTCAAGTCGCTCGAAGGCAAGAACTACATCAAAAGCGTCCACAATGTCAAATTCCCTAGTCGGAAGATGTACATGCTCGCCGGCCTGGCCCCGAGTGAGGATGTCACCGGAGGCGCCTGGTTCACGGACGGAGTGCTGGATGCGAACTTCATCAACAGCGTTGCGGGTTACATCGAGTACACCGTGAGTCGCAAGAGTTGGTACGAGGTACCCAGCGCTGATGGGCCGGGGAAGAAGCGTCTCAAAACTGGGGCCGGCAGCGTGGCTGTGAAGCAGGAATTGGGTGAAAGGCAGTATCTTCCGTTTCCTGCTGGGTATCAAGGATATCCGACTGCCAGCATGATCACGGCTGCTGTGAACGAGAGTGGTATCACGCCCGTGCGACTGGGCGAGGAAAGTATTGTACAGCTACTCCAAATGCTGTGCTTCGACAACAAGTTGATCGCGCTGAGCAACGGCGAGGTCTACAAGTCCGTCAAGCACCCAGAGGCAGTCAAAGCCGCGCAAGCACGGAAACCCGGGGGCGAAGATGCAGACGAGGTAGACTACCTGGTCAAAAACGGCATGACAGAAGCGCCGTGCGGCCAGTGCCCTGTGTTCAGACTATGCGCTCCTGGCGGAGCCGTCAGCCCAGAGACTTGCGAATATTTCGACCCATGGCTCGAAAAGGCGCTTGGATTTTGA
- the YNG2 gene encoding putative PHD finger domain protein (COG:B;~EggNog:ENOG410PJCW;~InterPro:IPR028651,IPR019787,IPR019786,IPR011011, IPR024610,IPR001965,IPR013083;~PFAM:PF12998) produces MAHGAEDCASVLEQFVHDVANLPAEINHLMEEIQAKDKTIQDARTAINTRDGTLQKFIKLNGSLAPNPKEEQYGKIILQNFDRSQQLQEEKIQLSEKACVLLDRQIKKLDIKIRDLQNDGVLSNDPPIPSLFNSNKDQYRDPPKIFFPDTTADSTASYAAPLNPTSGNANAVLGATQRLSQSLARPGGPAAFNSQISARSSAPATPAATATSHFQQRQQRESSAGAVDSKRRRLNPSLSTLPNTSSNLRQSSLGPGTPRAGTPSTSRAGSAGPRTVGVTRKALTKKVAPHQQLKKLKSMGKASKRSSSASRIRIGMKKSPSAGGDDDEDDSMLSDADMSDSENASAGNDLDDDDEDEGNEDTKVYCTCRSVSHGDMVACDNDNCPYEWFHWKCVGLTREPVGTWYCDECRVTLGK; encoded by the coding sequence ATGGCACACGGCGCAGAAGACTGTGCATCGGTGCTGGAGCAGTTCGTCCACGACGTGGCGAACCTGCCAGCGGAGATCAACCACCTGATGGAGGAAATTCAGGCAAAGGATAAAACTATCCAGGATGCCCGCACAGCAATCAATACCCGGGATGGTACTTTACAGAAATTCATCAAGTTGAACGGTAGTCTTGCGCCGAATCCCAAAGAAGAACAATACGGGAAGATCATTCTGCAGAACTTTGATAGGTCCCAGCAGCTGCAAGAGGAGAAGATCCAGTTGAGCGAGAAGGCGTGCGTTCTATTGGATCGACAGATCAAGAAACTGGATATCAAAATCCGCGATTTACAGAATGACGGCGTCTTGTCTAATGACCCTCCTATCCCTTCTCTCTTCAACAGCAATAAAGATCAGTATCGAGATCCGCCCAAGATCTTCTTTCCGGATACCACGGCGGACTCAACGGCTTCCTATGCCGCTCCTCTCAACCCTACATCGGGAAACGCAAACGCAGTATTAGGCGCTACTCAGAGACTCAGCCAGTCCCTCGCCCGGCCGGGTGGTCCAGCCGCTTTTAACTCGCAAATTAGTGCGCGAAGTTCCGCTCCAGCAACGCCCGCCGCAACCGCGACTTCACATTTCcagcaacgacagcaacGAGAATCATCCGCTGGCGCGGTGGACAGCAAGCGACGCCGTCTTAACCCATCACTTAGTACACTTCCCAACACATCCTCCAATCTCCGTCAATCATCCCTAGGCCCCGGGACCCCCAGAGCAGGAACCCCCAGCACCAGCCGCGCCGGCAGCGCCGGCCCACGCACAGTAGGGGTGACTCGAAAAGCCCTGACAAAGAAAGTTGCCCCTCACCAACAACTGAAGAAATTAAAATCAATGGGCAAAGCCTCAAAGCGATCCTCAAGCGCATCGCGGATCCGAATCGGCATGAAGAAATCCCCATCCGCCGGTGgagacgacgacgaggatgactCGATGTTGAGCGACGCGGATATGTCTGATTCAGAGAATGCGAGCGCGGGGAATGACcttgacgatgacgacgaggacgagggaAACGAGGACACGAAGGTTTATTGCACTTGTCGCAGCGTCAGCCATGGAGATATGGTCGCTTGTGATAATGATAATTGTCCATATGAGTGGTTTCATTGGAAATGCGTGGGGTTGACGAGGGAGCCGGTTGGGACGTGGTATTGTGACGAGTGTAGGGTTACTTTGGGGAAGTAG
- the NPT1 gene encoding nicotinate phosphoribosyltransferase (BUSCO:EOG09262KJA;~COG:H;~EggNog:ENOG410PG8T;~InterPro:IPR040727,IPR007229,IPR036068,IPR006406, IPR041525;~PFAM:PF04095,PF17767;~go_function: GO:0004514 - nicotinate-nucleotide diphosphorylase (carboxylating) activity [Evidence IEA];~go_function: GO:0004516 - nicotinate phosphoribosyltransferase activity [Evidence IEA];~go_process: GO:0009435 - NAD biosynthetic process [Evidence IEA]), whose protein sequence is MTMSEEPLPEGVFSLLDTDLYKLTMQCAILKYFPDVYVTYGFTNRTPQMKFTRSAYKWLLRQMDKIANIRISPDEIEFLRKRCPYFNDAYLQFLTTFKLTPSEQIDITWTPVNDTGSEEDVGGIEYLIKGRWVETILYEIPLLALTSQAYFMFCDKDWDYTGQEDKAYRKGCALLEHGCVFSEFGSRRRRDYHTQDLVMKGLCAAAEECRKKGWKGVFTGSSNVHFAMKYDVDPVGTVAHEWYMTIAAITDDYENANEIALRYWLGCFGEGVLGIALTDTFGTPAFLDAFSKPIPKYTSAGVGAVSTSASGAATTTQSNIQSEAQTTPPITAPIHEKSGEHEKKTYADVYTGVRQDSGDPAYFVKMVRDFYDGHGITGQKVIVFSDSLNIENCLEYKVIAEEANFKPVFGVGTFFTNDFINKANDEKSKPLNIVIKIATANGRPAVKLSDNMGKNTGDKDTVQHVKQKLRYVEHTWEQGDEANRWAKKS, encoded by the exons ATGACCATGAGCGAGGAACCGCTTCCGGAGGGAGTCTTCTCCCTCCTTGATACTGATCTCTACAAGTTGACGATGCAGTGTGCTATTCTCAAGTATTTTCCTGATGTTT ATGTGACTTATGGGTTCACGAATCGTACCCCGCAAATGAAATTCACGCGAAGCGCATACAAATGGCTCTTGCGACAGATGGACA AAATCGCAAATATTCGTATCTCACCGGACGAGATCGAATTCCTGAGAAAGCGATGTCCCTACTTCAATGACGCATACCTACAGTTCTTGACGACGTTCAAGCTTACACCCTCCGAGCAAATCGATATCACCTGGACGCCCGTGAACGACACCGGTAGCGAAGAAGATGTCGGCGGTATCGAATATCTCATCAAGGGCCGCTGGGTCGAGACAATACTGTACGAGATTCCTCTGCTTGCGCTGACCAGCCAAGCATACTTTATGTTCTGCGATAAGGACTGGGACTACACCGGTCAGGAAGACAAGGCGTACCGGAAAGGATGTGCACTGCTTGAACACGGCTGTGTTTTCTCGGAGTTTGGTTCGCGACGTCGACGGGACTATCACACTCAGGACTTGGTCATGAAGGGACTTTGCGCGGCTGCGGAAGAGTGCCGGAAGAAGGGCTGGAAGGGAGTCTTTACGGGGTCGAGTAACGTCCACTTTGCGATGAAGTATGACGTGGATCCGGTTGGCACTGTTGCCCACGAGTGGTACATGACGATTGCTGCTATCACTGATGACTACGAGAACGCCAATGAGATAGCATTGAGATACTGGCTCGGATGCTTCGGTGAAGGA GTCCTTGGAATCGCATTAACAGATACATTCGGCACACCAGCCTTCCTCGACGCCTTCTCCAAGCCAATACCCAAATACACCAGCGCAGGAGTCGGAGCCGTCAGCACAAGCGCCTCCGGAGCCGCTACCACAACTCAATCCAATATCCAAAGCGAGGCGCAAACTACACCACCTATCACAGCACCAATCCACGAAAAGAGCGGCGAGCACGAGAAGAAGACATACGCGGATGTTTACACCGGTGTTCGCCAGGACTCTGGCGACCCCGCGTACTTCGTGAAGATGGTCCGTGACTTCTACGACGGACATGGCATCACAGGCCAGAAGGTCATTGTTTTCTCGGACTCGCTCAACATCGAGAATTGTTTAGAGTACAAGGTCATTGCGGAGGAGGCAAACTTCAAGCCTGTTTTCGGCGTCGGAACATTCTTCACCA ACGACTTCATCAACAAAGCCAACGACGAAAAATCCAAACCCCTCAATATCGTCATCAAAATCGCTACCGCAAACGGCCGCCCGGCCGTCAAGCTCAGCGATAACATGGGCAAGAACACCGGCGACAAGGATACCGTCCAGCACGTCAAGCAGAAGCTCAGATACGTCGAGCACACCTGGGAGCAAGGTGATGAGGCTAACAGATGGGCTAAGAAGAGCTAA